The Leifsonia xyli genomic sequence GAGGCGCATCACGAGGGCGTCCACGCCGTCCGGCTGGTAGTACTTGGGCCGCAGCCCGATCTCCTCGAACCCGAGGGCGCGATACAGGGTCTGGGCTCCGGGATTGTCGGCGCGCACCTCCAGGAACACCTCGCGGGCGCCGCGGTTGCGCGCCTCGCCGATCAAGGCGAGCATGAGCGCGCGTCCGAGGCCGCGGCGGCGGGCGTGCGGTGCCACGGCGATGGTCTGGATGTCGCCCTCGCCTCCGCCGCGCGGCGCCAGCAGGCCGGCGTATCCGTCGATCCGGTCGGGCGTCTCGGGCTCGAACGCCACCAAGTAGTAACCGTGCTCGCCGGTCACCT encodes the following:
- a CDS encoding ribosomal-protein-alanine N-acetyltransferase RimI, giving the protein MELERSVFVTDAWSERSMLSEVTGEHGYYLVAFEPETPDRIDGYAGLLAPRGGGEGDIQTIAVAPHARRRGLGRALMLALIGEARNRGAREVFLEVRADNPGAQTLYRALGFEEIGLRPKYYQPDGVDALVMRLSVPTPETTIA